The Thalassoroseus pseudoceratinae genome has a segment encoding these proteins:
- a CDS encoding transglutaminase TgpA family protein: MLKSGMAGWSAQRLLTVLQYSVYGHVAFSAVMLLVAEGTKTSLPPQTLTVPIALAAFFLVERWERFDLPTWIGNAGGTIAVLVSTWALVTGDNEARLLSLAHFLVYLTWIVLLQRKTQRHFWSLCALSVGQAAVGAVLTEAPIYGVMLVCFMFASVWTLTVFSLYTSHQEFDFADRVSTVPTEKAKPLNSTPTAELLHELHRPSTVTGSVQRDPSRNWITTRFTLGNLGMGAASLMMAFVLFLIVPRNQEIWGSGKKVNSNDQLTTGFAREIQLGDLGDILESNKRVMEIRLFENGTDRELDIERYAQTIGYDEPYFRGSVLDEYQRGRWKNRTRGRSFQPSVLRNPLLPEPGSIRQEILLEPVDKEILFGIAPIIGGKLDNMDDSISRDDRTMMLRLPESQRNPKSQIQYTLLSPRPVPSKEPRLHGNEFSERRHEQTSKLNKWYVQVPTELTRLQELAREKSGYQPDNGNQTSNNDTNGQNEPAAENPSPRERADRILHYLRDSGEFGYTLNARISDPRDDPIEDFLFARKVGHCEYFGSALALMLRAVHIPARLVSGFKGVEVDEYSGHALVQERHAHVWVEAFIDGEWRLYDPTPSNLRSASVNEIGGETSGWSRFQAGMKNFWSRYIVNLNEIQQRSLLSPVKETALWLGIQIRSLWTNAGNHLRRIRDIVMSPRRWFSWEGGAISFFLLLGLVGVVALGRWIGRTLLKQFRDRRLASRHAERQIAFYERFRRLSAKAGFKRHPSQTQREFARFVQSRYESVDWKSIPGPLFDPVADAFYRVRFGHEELNIDELNNLERFLDQWETQIAAGKPTS; the protein is encoded by the coding sequence ATGCTCAAATCAGGAATGGCTGGTTGGTCCGCTCAGCGACTGCTGACCGTTCTCCAGTACAGCGTTTACGGCCACGTCGCATTCTCTGCGGTGATGTTGCTTGTCGCGGAGGGCACGAAAACTTCGCTCCCGCCCCAAACCCTGACCGTGCCGATCGCGTTGGCTGCGTTTTTCCTCGTGGAACGCTGGGAACGGTTCGACCTTCCCACTTGGATCGGCAACGCCGGTGGCACGATCGCCGTGCTGGTTTCGACCTGGGCATTGGTCACCGGTGACAACGAAGCACGTCTCCTATCTCTGGCTCACTTTCTGGTCTATCTGACGTGGATTGTGCTGCTTCAGCGGAAAACTCAACGTCATTTCTGGTCGCTCTGCGCCCTGAGTGTCGGCCAAGCCGCGGTGGGTGCCGTCCTGACGGAAGCTCCAATCTACGGTGTGATGCTGGTCTGTTTCATGTTCGCGTCCGTGTGGACACTCACAGTGTTCTCGCTCTACACGAGCCACCAGGAATTCGACTTTGCCGACCGAGTCTCTACGGTTCCCACGGAAAAAGCCAAACCCCTCAACTCCACACCGACCGCTGAACTCCTGCATGAATTGCACCGTCCAAGCACCGTGACTGGATCGGTTCAGCGAGACCCGTCTCGGAACTGGATCACAACGCGATTCACGCTTGGGAACTTGGGGATGGGAGCCGCTTCGCTGATGATGGCGTTCGTATTGTTTCTCATCGTGCCCCGCAACCAGGAGATTTGGGGATCGGGAAAGAAAGTCAACTCCAACGACCAACTAACAACCGGTTTCGCCCGGGAAATTCAACTGGGTGACCTTGGTGACATTCTCGAGAGCAACAAGAGAGTGATGGAAATCCGACTGTTCGAAAACGGGACCGATCGGGAACTCGACATCGAACGGTACGCTCAAACCATCGGATACGACGAACCCTATTTTCGCGGCTCGGTGCTCGACGAATACCAACGAGGACGCTGGAAGAACCGAACCCGTGGACGATCGTTTCAGCCAAGCGTTTTGCGGAATCCTCTATTGCCCGAACCGGGGTCCATCCGCCAGGAAATTTTGTTGGAACCGGTCGATAAAGAAATCCTATTCGGTATCGCCCCGATCATTGGTGGCAAACTCGACAACATGGATGATTCCATTTCACGAGACGATCGCACCATGATGCTCCGTCTGCCGGAGTCGCAGCGGAATCCGAAATCCCAAATTCAGTACACACTTCTCTCTCCACGACCGGTTCCTTCCAAAGAGCCACGGTTGCACGGCAACGAGTTTTCCGAGCGACGCCACGAACAAACGTCGAAGTTGAATAAGTGGTATGTGCAGGTGCCGACAGAGCTGACGCGTCTTCAAGAATTGGCACGCGAAAAAAGTGGGTATCAGCCCGACAACGGGAATCAGACTTCCAATAACGATACCAACGGACAAAACGAACCAGCCGCCGAGAATCCCAGCCCCCGCGAGCGAGCCGATCGAATCTTGCACTACCTGCGTGACTCGGGGGAATTCGGCTACACGCTCAATGCACGGATCAGCGATCCACGTGACGACCCCATCGAAGACTTCCTCTTCGCTCGGAAAGTCGGTCACTGCGAGTATTTCGGTTCCGCATTGGCGTTGATGCTGAGAGCCGTTCACATTCCGGCTCGCTTGGTGAGTGGTTTCAAGGGTGTCGAAGTGGACGAGTATTCCGGCCATGCTCTTGTGCAAGAGCGTCATGCCCACGTGTGGGTGGAGGCGTTCATCGACGGTGAATGGCGACTTTACGATCCGACCCCCTCCAACCTGCGGTCGGCAAGTGTCAACGAGATCGGCGGCGAGACATCCGGTTGGTCACGCTTCCAGGCTGGGATGAAGAACTTTTGGTCTCGGTACATTGTGAACTTGAACGAAATTCAACAACGCAGTCTGCTATCACCAGTCAAAGAAACGGCCTTGTGGCTGGGCATTCAAATCCGCAGTCTTTGGACCAATGCCGGAAACCATCTTCGGCGAATTCGCGATATTGTCATGTCTCCTCGCCGATGGTTCAGCTGGGAAGGCGGAGCAATTTCGTTTTTCCTTTTGCTGGGATTGGTCGGGGTTGTCGCGTTAGGACGTTGGATCGGGCGGACGCTGCTCAAGCAGTTTCGAGATCGCCGATTGGCTTCACGTCACGCGGAACGACAAATCGCGTTCTACGAACGTTTTCGGCGTCTGAGTGCGAAAGCCGGTTTCAAACGCCACCCCAGCCAAACACAACGCGAATTCGCTCGGTTCGTGCAAAGTCGATATGAGTCTGTCGATTGGAAGTCAATTCCGGGACCGCTGTTCGATCCCGTGGCTGATGCGTTTTACCGGGTCCGTTTCGGTCATGAAGAACTCAACATCGACGAACTGAACAACCTGGAACGATTCTTGGATCAATGGGAGACGCAAATCGCGGCCGGTAAACCGACTTCGTGA
- a CDS encoding Gfo/Idh/MocA family protein — protein sequence MASQHLQRRDFLKTSAAAAGAASVPFWFPVQAANAWNQNSPNERPVLGCIGTGSRWGAVGPNAMQFADCVAVADVDSAHAESGAKRVKDIQGKKGRKTEVEVFEDYQKILDNDKIDVVTIVTPDHWHSKIAIEAMKAGKDVYCEKPLTLTIDEGKQIRRVLEETNRVFQVGTQQRSEMGLRFLQAVAMLRDKRIGDIKKVTCAIGGVSDSGPIPKADVPKTLNWEKWLGQAPLVDYRYKKGGRWGKTRCHYEFRWWYEYSGGKMTDWGAHHVDIAMWGLGMDDSGPTEIEPVAAKHAVDLKDGMPVQDDRYNVALSFHVIERFADGVEMHIRNSADDLGFGNGIMFEGTEGRFLVNRGKIVGAPVDELKKNPLPEGLMKEVYKGREPGGNNAHMKNFFECTRVREQPISDVHSHHRAMTACHLANIAIRLGRPIKWDPESEMIVGDEQAQSMQAREQRKGYEIEA from the coding sequence TTGGCATCTCAACACCTACAACGTCGCGACTTCTTGAAAACGTCGGCTGCCGCCGCCGGTGCCGCGAGTGTGCCGTTTTGGTTCCCAGTGCAGGCCGCGAATGCGTGGAATCAAAATAGCCCGAACGAACGCCCCGTGTTGGGTTGTATCGGGACAGGAAGCCGTTGGGGAGCCGTTGGCCCAAATGCGATGCAGTTCGCTGACTGTGTGGCCGTGGCGGATGTCGATTCCGCACACGCCGAAAGTGGTGCGAAACGGGTCAAGGATATTCAAGGCAAGAAAGGACGGAAGACGGAGGTCGAAGTCTTCGAGGATTACCAAAAGATTCTCGATAACGACAAAATCGACGTCGTCACCATCGTCACGCCTGACCATTGGCATTCGAAAATCGCCATCGAAGCGATGAAAGCCGGGAAAGATGTGTATTGTGAAAAACCGCTGACGCTCACAATCGACGAAGGCAAACAAATCCGTCGTGTCTTGGAGGAAACGAATCGCGTGTTCCAAGTCGGCACGCAACAACGCAGCGAAATGGGTCTGCGATTCCTGCAAGCCGTCGCGATGCTGCGGGACAAGCGAATCGGTGACATCAAAAAAGTCACCTGTGCGATCGGTGGTGTCAGCGACAGTGGACCGATTCCGAAAGCCGATGTTCCGAAAACGTTGAATTGGGAAAAATGGCTCGGCCAAGCGCCGCTCGTGGATTATCGCTACAAGAAGGGCGGACGATGGGGCAAGACGCGGTGTCACTATGAGTTCCGTTGGTGGTACGAGTACTCCGGCGGCAAAATGACCGACTGGGGTGCCCATCACGTGGATATCGCCATGTGGGGACTCGGCATGGATGATTCCGGCCCGACGGAAATCGAACCAGTCGCCGCCAAGCACGCGGTTGATCTCAAAGACGGCATGCCCGTACAAGATGACCGCTACAATGTTGCGTTGTCATTCCATGTCATCGAGCGATTCGCCGACGGTGTGGAGATGCACATCCGCAATAGTGCGGACGACCTCGGTTTCGGCAACGGAATCATGTTTGAAGGGACCGAAGGCCGATTCTTGGTCAATCGCGGCAAGATCGTTGGGGCTCCCGTCGATGAGCTGAAAAAGAACCCGCTGCCCGAGGGGTTGATGAAAGAGGTTTACAAGGGCCGTGAACCCGGCGGCAACAACGCCCATATGAAGAACTTCTTCGAATGCACCCGCGTCCGTGAACAGCCCATCAGTGATGTCCATTCCCACCACCGTGCGATGACGGCGTGCCATTTGGCCAACATCGCCATCCGACTCGGTCGCCCGATCAAATGGGATCCGGAATCCGAAATGATCGTCGGCGACGAGCAAGCTCAGAGCATGCAGGCTCGTGAGCAACGCAAGGGATACGAGATCGAAGCTTGA
- a CDS encoding WD40 repeat domain-containing protein, with product METSTPHRLTSAARRLSQIVCLGLLVLGVSRPSHAAPPPNLPAGCITRFQAADSVGFTCLTLDETKNPVIAFCGTSDGKVQTFDCSNGQRLQSFHLENNGKPEPIVSVTLTSTHIVATTRNRVVRWSRQGDISEELAQVESPSAVDQSGKLIASTRNTTPIWITSLGNSSRAWRVDHQVQADQLQFSPDSRWLFSTRFGRLYCWDVATGELTWKRRMASRITGLQLSPSSREIVAATEYGTGYRLMITNGETKSQFGEQQQFPDRPAMAWSPDESLIVITQQDNSLSVVEEYSHHVGLRLPGHTATVSSIQFLSDSMTFVSVDSSGRGFVWNLFDPSLVQVRDEGSQDLTKTDEIVMLWQQLSESDTPQNVWSAIATLKRHPETFYRIMRNPPDGRATISRLITELDHPEYQIRAHASWSLRQFGVLAESALQRASREKRSVESQRRLNRLLLLLGDSRSSETIRHQKADRLRQLRCVHLLSWIGTNRAGRELAETWQRTRNEHVRDEITKVLRQFAWRQWTKPDAFTKLKRTLASQWERVMSKFWNR from the coding sequence ATGGAAACTTCAACTCCCCACCGACTCACTTCAGCAGCACGACGATTGTCCCAGATTGTCTGCCTCGGATTACTGGTTCTCGGGGTTTCTCGCCCCTCACACGCCGCTCCACCCCCAAACCTTCCCGCCGGTTGCATCACACGGTTTCAAGCCGCCGACAGTGTCGGCTTCACGTGCTTGACACTCGATGAGACGAAGAATCCCGTGATCGCATTCTGCGGAACATCGGATGGCAAAGTTCAAACCTTCGATTGTTCCAACGGTCAACGGTTGCAAAGTTTTCACCTCGAAAACAACGGCAAACCAGAACCAATCGTCTCGGTCACACTCACTTCCACCCATATCGTTGCGACAACGCGGAACAGAGTAGTTCGTTGGTCGCGTCAGGGAGATATTTCGGAAGAACTTGCTCAGGTCGAGTCGCCCAGCGCAGTTGATCAATCGGGAAAGTTGATCGCGTCGACACGAAACACGACGCCTATTTGGATCACCTCACTCGGTAATTCCAGTAGGGCATGGCGAGTTGATCACCAAGTTCAAGCGGACCAACTTCAATTTAGTCCCGATTCTCGGTGGTTGTTCAGCACACGATTCGGACGGTTGTACTGCTGGGACGTTGCCACCGGCGAATTGACCTGGAAACGCCGAATGGCCAGTCGGATAACCGGGCTGCAATTGTCACCATCTTCACGGGAAATTGTCGCAGCGACCGAGTACGGAACCGGTTATCGGTTGATGATCACCAACGGAGAAACCAAATCGCAATTCGGAGAACAACAACAATTTCCCGATCGCCCCGCAATGGCGTGGTCGCCAGACGAAAGTCTCATTGTCATCACGCAACAAGACAACTCGTTGTCCGTCGTTGAGGAATACAGCCATCACGTCGGTTTACGATTGCCAGGACATACCGCCACGGTGTCGTCGATCCAATTTCTGTCCGATTCGATGACGTTCGTCAGTGTGGACAGTAGCGGACGGGGATTCGTTTGGAATTTGTTTGATCCATCCTTGGTCCAAGTCCGTGACGAAGGAAGCCAGGACCTCACAAAGACCGACGAAATTGTGATGCTCTGGCAACAACTCAGTGAATCCGATACGCCGCAAAATGTTTGGTCCGCGATCGCAACATTGAAAAGACATCCCGAAACCTTCTACCGAATCATGCGAAACCCGCCGGATGGTCGTGCCACGATTTCCCGATTGATTACGGAACTCGACCACCCAGAGTATCAAATCCGTGCACACGCCTCTTGGTCGTTACGGCAATTCGGGGTGCTGGCGGAATCGGCGTTGCAGCGGGCGAGTCGGGAAAAACGATCGGTCGAATCCCAACGTCGGTTGAACCGTCTGCTGTTGTTGCTCGGCGATTCGCGGTCTTCGGAGACCATCCGGCATCAGAAAGCCGACCGCTTGCGACAGTTACGGTGCGTTCATCTTCTGAGTTGGATCGGCACGAACCGAGCCGGTCGGGAGTTGGCCGAGACCTGGCAGCGGACCAGAAACGAACACGTCCGCGACGAAATTACCAAAGTTCTTCGGCAATTTGCTTGGAGACAGTGGACCAAACCGGACGCCTTCACCAAACTGAAACGAACTCTCGCTAGTCAATGGGAGAGGGTGATGAGCAAATTTTGGAACAGGTGA
- a CDS encoding RNA polymerase sigma factor, with protein MDEEQMISLVQRAQVGEREALGELVTQFEPTVYAIVFRRLRNHAEAVEVTQDVFIQAMRKLDQLREPERFAGWLRRIAVRMSINRAVRRPNETACAPETFGALTGEPETPLDGLMKTERASEVRNSLDRMRDLDRQTLLAFYFEGQSLKQMSDQFDSPIGTIKRRLHTARNRLKEMLTEMQSA; from the coding sequence ATGGACGAAGAACAAATGATCTCGCTGGTCCAACGAGCCCAGGTTGGTGAACGGGAAGCCTTGGGCGAATTGGTCACGCAATTTGAACCGACCGTCTACGCGATCGTGTTTCGTCGATTGCGAAACCACGCCGAAGCGGTGGAAGTCACTCAGGACGTGTTCATTCAGGCGATGCGAAAACTCGATCAATTGCGAGAGCCGGAACGGTTCGCGGGTTGGTTGCGACGGATCGCTGTCCGAATGAGCATCAACCGGGCCGTTCGTCGACCGAACGAAACCGCATGTGCTCCGGAAACCTTCGGTGCCCTCACCGGCGAACCGGAAACGCCTTTGGATGGCTTGATGAAAACCGAGCGAGCCTCCGAAGTCCGGAATAGTCTAGATCGAATGCGGGATTTGGACCGTCAGACATTGTTGGCGTTCTACTTCGAGGGGCAATCCTTGAAGCAGATGAGCGATCAATTCGACAGCCCAATTGGAACGATCAAACGACGATTGCACACCGCTCGTAATCGACTCAAAGAGATGTTGACCGAAATGCAATCGGCGTAG
- a CDS encoding MerC domain-containing protein: MTARSLSNLSGIVLSIACIIHCILMPVLLTSLPSWGLSSLASPWFHKSMALLGIAVGVLTLVPGWKQHRRTAVLLWAGCGLLVMNYSAFLGDECCQIPETSVASAAGACCHDACCAATPVEESDDDMQMASVPYWGWLWQHPTVLGAACLAWAHRLNGGCVRKCCQSDCNSVTPLDAAV, translated from the coding sequence ATGACTGCCCGTTCACTCTCCAATCTTTCTGGAATTGTCCTTTCAATTGCCTGCATTATTCACTGCATCCTTATGCCGGTGTTGTTGACCAGTTTGCCGAGTTGGGGACTGTCGTCGCTCGCAAGCCCGTGGTTTCACAAGTCGATGGCTTTGTTAGGAATTGCCGTTGGCGTTTTGACGCTTGTTCCCGGATGGAAGCAGCATCGTCGAACGGCTGTCCTGCTGTGGGCGGGGTGTGGACTGCTGGTGATGAACTACTCCGCGTTCCTGGGTGATGAATGTTGCCAGATTCCGGAGACGTCCGTTGCTTCCGCGGCAGGGGCGTGTTGCCACGATGCGTGTTGTGCGGCGACGCCCGTTGAGGAGTCAGACGACGACATGCAAATGGCGAGTGTGCCGTATTGGGGCTGGTTGTGGCAGCATCCGACGGTGTTGGGAGCCGCCTGTTTGGCCTGGGCTCACCGTTTGAACGGGGGCTGCGTTCGCAAATGTTGCCAAAGCGATTGTAATTCGGTCACACCACTGGATGCGGCGGTCTGA
- a CDS encoding HTTM domain-containing protein, with protein MAASSVTGFLFAVESPRPRALMRIGLAAVLLWEFSRKWPATIELYSVAGNVRAFPGFPEITLFASTTVVLHTLLLVSLVAVAVGWWTRFNLILSATLVLGFVFQDAISTLTKYNAIAIHLFVFLAFTQSGAVWSVDAWLRRRWLSAVPLSPVWPRRLMQLLVCGVYWGAAITKIRLPDFATGDLLEFSLLDDAYGGTYLGHWLAVHPTWLMIGSLLTVFYEVMFPVLVWIPQLRRVMLCCGIWFHASLWGTMHLEIFSPLMMVALSAFLNEQDLMWLRGRQPTNATSIPDRSSDRKRFLAVSASFAAFVMVAGLVVAYGLHWQRKHKFEDFFGQPNASEFREIDADDAVTMIDAYEPDYADYVHRVEVGHRMGHRHVFGDEATFTHGEVVTIMVRFAQPHPRFILDWKLFPPQADGKTPDETTTAHFSRQLESTHAYSSIGFRLEDDFPPGRYLIRFTLREHYTAPELIREIPFELVKQ; from the coding sequence ATGGCTGCCTCGTCCGTGACAGGATTCCTATTCGCCGTGGAAAGTCCGCGTCCGCGTGCCCTGATGCGAATCGGTTTGGCTGCCGTGTTGCTTTGGGAGTTCTCACGGAAATGGCCGGCCACGATCGAATTGTATTCCGTTGCCGGGAATGTCAGAGCGTTTCCCGGATTTCCCGAGATAACGCTTTTCGCATCAACCACAGTGGTGTTGCACACGCTGTTGCTTGTCTCGTTGGTGGCGGTGGCGGTCGGTTGGTGGACGCGGTTCAATCTGATTCTCTCCGCGACATTGGTGCTCGGTTTCGTATTTCAGGATGCGATTTCAACGCTCACTAAGTACAACGCGATTGCCATTCATCTGTTCGTGTTTCTGGCGTTCACGCAGTCGGGGGCTGTTTGGTCGGTTGATGCTTGGTTGCGACGGCGATGGTTGTCCGCCGTGCCCCTGTCACCCGTGTGGCCCCGACGGTTGATGCAACTTCTGGTCTGTGGTGTGTATTGGGGGGCGGCGATCACGAAAATCCGCCTGCCCGACTTCGCCACCGGAGACTTGCTGGAGTTCTCGCTACTCGACGACGCCTACGGCGGCACATACCTGGGCCATTGGTTGGCGGTGCATCCCACATGGCTCATGATCGGAAGCCTACTGACGGTCTTCTATGAAGTCATGTTTCCGGTGCTCGTTTGGATTCCTCAACTGCGACGAGTGATGCTGTGTTGCGGTATTTGGTTCCACGCGTCGCTGTGGGGCACGATGCATCTGGAGATTTTCTCGCCATTAATGATGGTCGCCCTGTCCGCTTTTTTGAACGAGCAGGATTTGATGTGGCTCCGTGGACGTCAGCCGACGAACGCGACCTCGATTCCGGATCGGTCGTCTGATCGAAAGCGATTTTTGGCGGTCTCTGCGAGTTTTGCGGCGTTTGTGATGGTCGCTGGTCTTGTGGTGGCCTATGGATTGCACTGGCAGAGAAAACACAAGTTCGAAGACTTCTTCGGTCAGCCGAATGCCTCTGAATTTCGCGAGATTGACGCCGACGACGCGGTGACGATGATCGACGCTTACGAGCCCGATTACGCGGACTATGTGCACCGCGTCGAGGTTGGTCATCGGATGGGGCATCGTCACGTTTTCGGTGATGAGGCTACGTTCACGCACGGTGAGGTCGTCACAATCATGGTGCGATTTGCCCAACCGCATCCGAGATTCATTCTCGATTGGAAGCTCTTTCCGCCGCAAGCTGATGGGAAAACGCCGGACGAAACAACCACCGCCCATTTCTCCCGACAGCTTGAGTCAACGCACGCATACAGCAGCATCGGCTTTCGGCTCGAAGACGATTTCCCACCGGGCCGGTATCTCATTCGCTTCACGCTTCGCGAACACTACACAGCTCCGGAATTGATCCGGGAAATCCCCTTCGAACTCGTGAAACAGTAA
- a CDS encoding LamG-like jellyroll fold domain-containing protein, which translates to MKWFLSLILSVIAMASSATSAHAEFQAGAAIVNVVPDLFPVLVNGGMTSRSTETVVKAVNARALVLKNDSRQLAIVVVDSCMMPQSLLDDAKALATVKTGIAADHVLISATHTHTAPSSMGALGTPADSNYVPFLRQKLVEAIAAAQANLEPAQVGWGSCDANEFTALRRWIRRSDRVDADPFGNPTVQANMHAGRNPDVVTGESGPEDPELAMISFQSLDGRPIAVLGNFSMHYFSGVPALHPDYFGLFCDGLKERIASTDSDEHPPFVGLMSHGCSGDIWRRDYRNPSKYEQVPIEEYTSALLDRAVAAYEEIEYHSPEKLAMAETRIPVKYRVPNEQLLEWSQKIVDGIGDRLPKTQDEIYAREQLFLHEMQETKIVVQALRIGKIAIVTTPTETYALTGLKFKLQSPFESTMVIELANGGDGYIPPPEQHVLGGYNTWAARSAGLEVTAEPKVVAAGLQLLEQVTGEPRKPYAPTIGTASKAISDMKPLAYWHLADMSGPVAVDATQNHHDGFYEPRVAFFLDGPTEPEFTKGDDLNRAAHFAGGRLRTRLPELQGDWSISLWIWNGMPTDARAMTGWILSRGHEFLADSPGIHLGLGGQDNNPGRLILHSGDTDRTEIATGKQEIERWTWNHVVLVCKDGKIRVFLNNADEPEITTESSTKLGTGFETIFFAGHAANEDNWEGRLDEIAVFDRALSDAEIKTLMQSK; encoded by the coding sequence ATGAAGTGGTTTTTGTCCTTGATTCTGAGTGTTATCGCGATGGCCTCGAGTGCGACGAGTGCCCATGCCGAATTCCAAGCCGGTGCCGCGATTGTCAACGTTGTGCCGGACCTGTTCCCTGTTCTTGTCAACGGTGGCATGACCAGTCGGAGCACGGAAACGGTCGTGAAGGCGGTTAACGCTCGGGCCCTTGTTCTCAAGAATGATTCGAGACAATTGGCCATTGTCGTGGTCGACAGTTGCATGATGCCCCAATCGCTTCTCGACGATGCCAAAGCCTTGGCGACCGTCAAGACGGGCATTGCCGCGGATCACGTTCTGATCTCAGCCACGCATACGCATACGGCCCCCTCAAGCATGGGAGCCCTGGGAACCCCCGCTGATTCCAACTACGTGCCGTTCCTTCGCCAGAAACTTGTCGAGGCCATTGCCGCCGCTCAGGCAAATCTCGAACCGGCTCAAGTCGGATGGGGCAGTTGCGATGCCAACGAATTCACGGCCCTTCGGCGATGGATTCGTCGTTCCGATCGTGTCGATGCGGACCCGTTCGGCAACCCCACCGTTCAAGCGAACATGCACGCCGGTCGCAATCCCGACGTTGTCACTGGCGAATCCGGCCCGGAAGATCCCGAACTCGCAATGATTTCGTTCCAATCACTAGACGGTCGACCGATTGCCGTGCTGGGGAATTTTTCGATGCACTATTTCAGTGGCGTTCCCGCGTTGCATCCGGATTACTTTGGACTGTTCTGCGACGGATTGAAAGAGCGAATCGCAAGCACCGATTCCGACGAGCACCCGCCGTTCGTTGGGCTGATGTCTCATGGATGCAGTGGTGATATTTGGCGCCGCGACTATCGAAATCCCTCAAAGTACGAGCAGGTCCCAATCGAAGAATACACGTCGGCTCTGCTCGATCGAGCCGTCGCCGCATACGAAGAAATCGAATATCACTCCCCCGAAAAACTCGCGATGGCGGAAACCCGTATTCCGGTCAAATATCGTGTGCCGAACGAGCAACTTCTGGAGTGGTCACAGAAAATCGTCGACGGAATCGGGGATCGACTCCCCAAAACCCAAGACGAAATTTATGCCCGCGAACAACTCTTTCTCCACGAGATGCAGGAAACAAAAATCGTGGTGCAGGCGCTCCGAATTGGGAAAATCGCCATTGTGACGACTCCCACGGAAACATATGCCTTGACTGGGTTGAAGTTCAAATTGCAGTCGCCGTTCGAGTCCACCATGGTCATTGAATTGGCGAATGGTGGGGACGGCTACATCCCGCCGCCAGAACAACACGTGCTCGGTGGCTACAACACCTGGGCGGCACGTTCGGCGGGCTTGGAAGTAACCGCGGAGCCCAAGGTCGTTGCTGCCGGATTACAACTGCTCGAGCAAGTTACCGGCGAACCGAGAAAACCTTATGCACCAACCATCGGCACGGCGAGCAAGGCGATCTCAGATATGAAGCCGCTTGCGTACTGGCATCTTGCGGATATGTCCGGACCGGTCGCCGTCGATGCGACTCAGAATCACCACGATGGGTTCTACGAACCGCGTGTGGCCTTCTTCCTCGATGGCCCTACCGAGCCAGAATTCACCAAAGGTGACGATCTCAATCGCGCCGCTCATTTCGCTGGCGGGCGGCTTCGTACACGGTTACCGGAGTTGCAAGGTGACTGGTCAATTTCACTCTGGATTTGGAACGGAATGCCCACCGACGCCCGAGCCATGACCGGATGGATTCTCTCCCGCGGACATGAGTTCCTGGCGGATTCTCCCGGAATTCATCTCGGTCTTGGTGGTCAGGACAACAACCCCGGCCGGTTGATTCTTCACTCCGGAGATACCGACCGCACTGAGATTGCGACCGGCAAACAAGAAATCGAACGCTGGACGTGGAATCATGTCGTCCTCGTTTGCAAGGATGGAAAGATTCGCGTCTTTCTCAACAACGCAGACGAGCCGGAGATCACCACGGAATCATCAACGAAACTCGGCACCGGGTTTGAAACAATCTTCTTCGCTGGTCACGCAGCCAATGAGGACAATTGGGAAGGCCGACTCGACGAAATCGCCGTATTCGATCGAGCGTTGTCCGATGCGGAAATCAAGACGTTGATGCAGTCGAAGTAG